From Verrucomicrobia bacterium S94, the proteins below share one genomic window:
- a CDS encoding 4Fe-4S dicluster domain-containing protein, whose amino-acid sequence MAIDRIDGCIGCGTCVTACPTDVLRLNEKTGKAEIKYLQECQVCYLCAQYCPVDAITITDGRVIPSVTAWG is encoded by the coding sequence ATGGCAATCGACAGAATAGATGGATGTATCGGGTGCGGAACCTGTGTTACGGCGTGTCCGACCGATGTTTTAAGGCTGAATGAAAAAACCGGAAAGGCGGAGATTAAATATCTGCAGGAGTGTCAGGTGTGTTACCTGTGCGCTCAGTACTGTCCGGTGGATGCGATAACGATAACCGATGGAAGAGTGATTCCTTCCGTAACGGCATGGGGGTGA
- a CDS encoding sugar phosphate isomerase/epimerase has translation MKRMFIGILALFCITTHAGKGLAVFDNGLTDVKSVDAQAELLNRLGYRGICSRPSNCTPELLEAFDRSGLEIVYSFVTLKADVRDIPASVVRHIESLKGRNTIIWLALTGRNVSDEQAVSVIRKVYDLAKMNGLDTVLYPHIGYRTDTIIRTEHLRKLADRPDLGISFNLCHFLAQNDPEKLEETIRFIGPNLNVVLLSGANRIPVPKNDWGELILPLGAGTFDMHRVFRVLDEVGYDGSFCLQCYKVPGPAEKHLRQSMDAWNKYAEACEVKEP, from the coding sequence ATGAAACGGATGTTCATCGGGATATTGGCACTTTTTTGTATAACCACCCATGCGGGAAAGGGGTTGGCGGTATTTGACAATGGTTTGACCGATGTGAAGTCGGTGGATGCCCAGGCGGAGCTGCTCAACAGACTGGGTTATCGCGGGATCTGTTCGCGGCCGTCCAATTGTACTCCGGAGTTGCTGGAGGCTTTTGATCGATCGGGGTTGGAGATCGTCTATAGTTTTGTGACGCTTAAAGCTGATGTCAGGGATATTCCCGCTTCTGTTGTCCGGCATATCGAGTCGTTGAAGGGCCGGAATACGATCATCTGGTTGGCACTGACCGGCCGGAATGTTTCGGATGAACAGGCGGTGTCGGTGATTCGAAAGGTCTATGACCTCGCAAAGATGAACGGCCTTGATACCGTGCTTTATCCACATATCGGTTATCGTACGGATACCATTATTCGAACGGAACATTTACGGAAGCTGGCTGATCGTCCGGATCTCGGAATCAGTTTCAACCTCTGCCATTTTCTTGCGCAGAACGATCCCGAAAAGCTGGAGGAAACGATCCGGTTTATCGGGCCGAACCTGAATGTGGTGCTGCTCAGCGGAGCAAACCGGATTCCGGTTCCAAAGAACGATTGGGGCGAGCTCATTCTGCCGCTGGGGGCTGGAACGTTTGATATGCACCGGGTTTTCCGGGTGCTTGACGAAGTCGGATATGACGGTTCGTTTTGCCTGCAATGCTACAAAGTGCCTGGTCCCGCGGAAAAGCATCTGCGTCAGTCGATGGATGCATGGAATAAATACGCCGAGGCGTGCGAGGTTAAAGAGCCATGA
- a CDS encoding HAMP domain-containing histidine kinase codes for MKAHRSIRWMLIMWNMLLLAAVLITLLSLHYHLQRKSAIGRIDTELQESLIEILPAVAPPDKRRPDFQSPIDRPPPDRETQFDRPTREAVSPEDKAAPDPDQLQDKNLYLAVWDPEGHPTHQIGSIPNVQYAFYAQQNSDRIYITHQNARELITRHPSGALVVIGRPLAEVRHQLRYLRGYLILIGCSIFLLGYSGGRYIISRALKPILEISRTAEEISAGAHSRRIKLADAPEELESLAGTLNRSFDHLDDAIENQKRFSADASHELRTPIAVVLAQTQAGLKKVRTPDEYQSILKACQRAGIRMKSMADSLLDLTRIDGKEAPLNKTVQPLNPVIAQAVEDAARLSDLHPIDLQTPESALNADVDETRIQQILMNLIRNAIQHNPTGCPIHVMLTQSGDHAVITVSDEGDGIPPDSLPHVFERFYRADKSRSREQGGAGLGLSIVKSLVEAHRGTIQGHNSNGAVFTILLPLAEERANC; via the coding sequence ATGAAAGCCCACCGTTCCATCCGCTGGATGCTGATCATGTGGAATATGCTGCTGCTCGCCGCAGTGCTGATCACGTTATTGTCTCTGCACTATCATCTGCAGCGCAAATCGGCAATCGGCCGGATCGACACGGAACTGCAGGAATCCCTGATTGAAATCCTTCCTGCCGTCGCCCCGCCAGACAAGCGGAGACCAGATTTTCAAAGCCCTATCGACCGCCCGCCGCCGGATCGTGAAACACAGTTTGACCGGCCGACAAGAGAAGCGGTCTCCCCGGAGGATAAAGCTGCGCCCGATCCGGATCAGCTGCAGGATAAAAACCTTTATCTGGCTGTATGGGATCCTGAAGGCCATCCAACCCACCAGATCGGCAGTATTCCGAATGTTCAATACGCTTTCTATGCTCAGCAGAACAGCGACCGGATCTACATCACCCATCAGAACGCACGCGAACTGATTACCCGCCATCCCTCCGGTGCCCTCGTAGTGATCGGCCGACCTCTGGCAGAAGTCCGACATCAGCTCCGGTATCTGCGCGGATACCTGATCCTCATCGGCTGCAGCATTTTTCTGCTCGGATACAGCGGTGGCCGTTACATCATCAGCCGGGCATTGAAACCGATCCTGGAAATCAGCCGGACCGCAGAAGAAATTTCAGCAGGAGCGCACAGCCGTCGAATTAAACTGGCCGATGCGCCGGAAGAACTGGAGAGTCTGGCCGGCACCCTGAACCGCTCCTTCGATCATCTCGACGACGCCATTGAAAACCAGAAACGGTTTTCCGCCGATGCCTCGCACGAACTGCGCACCCCGATTGCGGTCGTACTCGCCCAAACCCAGGCCGGGCTGAAAAAAGTGCGCACTCCTGATGAATATCAATCGATTCTGAAAGCCTGCCAGCGGGCCGGGATACGGATGAAATCCATGGCCGACAGCCTGCTTGATCTGACCCGCATTGATGGAAAAGAAGCCCCCCTGAATAAAACCGTGCAGCCCCTCAATCCCGTTATTGCCCAGGCCGTTGAAGATGCCGCTCGGCTCTCCGATCTTCACCCCATCGACCTGCAGACCCCGGAAAGCGCGCTGAACGCCGATGTGGATGAAACCCGTATCCAGCAGATACTCATGAATCTGATACGCAATGCCATTCAGCACAATCCCACAGGCTGTCCCATACACGTGATGTTAACGCAAAGTGGCGACCACGCCGTCATAACGGTTTCTGACGAGGGAGACGGTATACCGCCTGATTCTCTCCCCCATGTTTTTGAACGCTTTTACCGCGCCGATAAATCGCGGTCCCGCGAACAGGGCGGCGCCGGCCTCGGCCTGTCGATTGTTAAAAGCCTTGTGGAAGCCCACCGCGGAACCATTCAGGGACATAACAGCAACGGGGCCGTCTTTACCATTCTTCTGCCCCTTGCGGAAGAACGCGCAAACTGTTGA
- a CDS encoding response regulator transcription factor, producing the protein MKLLIVEDETDLREALAMSLKDEGYAVDQAEDGEEGFYMAVEWNYDAIILDIMMPRMDGWEVMEKLRKVKDTPVLILTARGAVDDRIRGLDLGSDDFMVKPFDMDELAARLRALIRRAAGKATTTLTFQGLKIDTAKKTVSVEGTPVKLTALEYALIQYLMMHRDAVVSRTELYEHLFNEDDDSLSNVLDVHICNARRKLGGEYIKTRRGIGYTIGA; encoded by the coding sequence ATGAAGTTGCTGATTGTGGAAGATGAAACGGATCTCAGAGAAGCGCTGGCAATGTCGCTGAAAGACGAAGGCTATGCCGTCGACCAGGCGGAAGATGGCGAAGAGGGATTTTATATGGCGGTGGAGTGGAACTATGACGCCATCATTCTCGACATCATGATGCCCCGCATGGACGGCTGGGAAGTGATGGAAAAACTGCGCAAAGTTAAAGATACACCGGTCCTTATTCTGACCGCACGCGGTGCTGTGGATGACCGGATCAGAGGATTGGATCTGGGCTCCGACGATTTTATGGTCAAACCGTTCGATATGGATGAACTCGCCGCCCGGCTTCGGGCGCTGATCCGCCGCGCCGCCGGAAAAGCCACGACCACCCTCACGTTTCAAGGGCTGAAAATCGATACTGCCAAAAAAACCGTTTCAGTCGAAGGCACTCCCGTCAAACTTACCGCATTGGAATACGCCCTGATTCAATATCTCATGATGCATCGCGACGCCGTCGTCAGCCGCACAGAACTGTATGAACATCTCTTCAATGAAGATGATGACTCCCTCTCGAATGTGCTGGATGTTCATATCTGTAACGCACGCCGCAAACTGGGCGGTGAATATATCAAAACCCGCCGCGGCATCGGCTATACCATAGGAGCCTGA